The Hydrogenobacter sp. T-2 region GTCAGTTCTGGAAGGGTGTGGTGGAAATGGTCCTTCACTACCTTTTTATAAAGCCTTGGCATAGAACCTATGTGAGAAATCCCCTTGCAAGGCTTGCTTACTTTTTCCTCTATATAGCCATAGCCTTCATGATAATCACAGGCTTTGCCATGTATGGACTATCTGACCCTGACGGCTTTTGGGCGAAGGTCTTTGGCTGGGTTGTCCCAATGCTCGGCGGTGAGTTTATGGTTCATATGTGGCATCACTGGGTTGCTTGGCTTATAGTCTTCTTTGTTATAGTGCATGTATACATGGTGGTAAGGTTTGACGTCATTGAGAAGGAAGGAGAGGTTTCTTCTATGTTTAATGGGATGAAAAACTTCAAAGAAACACCCGTGGATGTGGAGGATGTAGCTTGAGGGTGCTCCTTCTGGGTGTGGGAAACGTGCTCCTCTCAGACGAAGGACTCGGTGTAAGGCTGGTAGAGGAGCTAAGGAGACGCTACAGGTTCTCCCCAGATGTGGAGCTTATGGATGGTGGAACGCTTGGTATAGACCTCCTTTACTTTATAGAGGGCTTTGATAGGCTTTTGCTGGTGGATGCTGTGCTGGGAGGCTCTCCTCCTGGCACTCTTTATAGGTTTGAGGGTGAAGAGGTAAAGGCTTACTTTAGAAAAAAGGTCTCCGCTCACGAGCTTGGCATTCAAGAAGTGCTTGCCATAGCCCAGATGTTAGGAAAAGCTCCGAAAGAGATAGTTCTCCTCGGTATGGAACCAGAGAGCTTAGAGATCTCCCTTGAACTTTCTGAGAGTGTAAGGTCAAGGTTTGAGGAGCTTATATCTGCAGTCCTGCGAGAGTTGGAAAGATGGGGTGTGAGCTATGAAAGAGTTGAGCCTGCAGGAGTTTAAGGAGCTTATAGCCTCTGGAAAGACCTTTGTCCTTTACGTAAGGTCTGAATCCAAGAAGAACACTATAAAAGAGGTTTTTGACACGGATGTGGTTATTCCAGAGCTTGAAAGAGTCTATGCTGATAGCCTTGAGTTTTACTCCATAAACGCAGATGAAAACATGGAAATCCTCAAAAGCTACAGACTGCCTTCCTTGGTGCTTTTTTCTGAAGGTAAAGAAGTGAGGGTTCTTGAAGGCATAAGGGCATGGAGTGAATATATGGAGGCTCTATCATGCTTATGAACGCACCCGCTATACTAATGGAGCTGGTTCAGGCTCTTAAAGACCTTTATGAAAAGGGTGAGGAGCACATCATATACATAAACAAACTGCCCCTCTCTGAGGAAGACAGGGAGGTGCTTCTTGACGTGCTTGGAGAGGGTCAAGTTAGGATAAGCCTATCTTCAAAGGTTCAGCCTGTGGAGTGGAGAGAGACGAGCATAAGCGGTGTGTGGATAGGCGTTTTCTATGACAGAGACAACAAGCCCATACT contains the following coding sequences:
- a CDS encoding hydrogenase expression/formation protein, with the protein product MLMNAPAILMELVQALKDLYEKGEEHIIYINKLPLSEEDREVLLDVLGEGQVRISLSSKVQPVEWRETSISGVWIGVFYDRDNKPILETIEVCHFPQLAKAQREDIEESIRVLKERLEAIVPPLNPQRPPDQD
- a CDS encoding thioredoxin, which encodes MKELSLQEFKELIASGKTFVLYVRSESKKNTIKEVFDTDVVIPELERVYADSLEFYSINADENMEILKSYRLPSLVLFSEGKEVRVLEGIRAWSEYMEALSCL
- a CDS encoding HyaD/HybD family hydrogenase maturation endopeptidase, whose protein sequence is MLLLGVGNVLLSDEGLGVRLVEELRRRYRFSPDVELMDGGTLGIDLLYFIEGFDRLLLVDAVLGGSPPGTLYRFEGEEVKAYFRKKVSAHELGIQEVLAIAQMLGKAPKEIVLLGMEPESLEISLELSESVRSRFEELISAVLRELERWGVSYERVEPAGV
- the cybH gene encoding Ni/Fe-hydrogenase, b-type cytochrome subunit: MREETVKRIYIFSPSLRIWHWINFLAIIVLFLTGLYIGNPFFIGSTGHEATYAYAHNLTMDFIRLIHFSAGYVLLFSFLFRLFIAFFHKGDRLFIPKVWKGQFWKGVVEMVLHYLFIKPWHRTYVRNPLARLAYFFLYIAIAFMIITGFAMYGLSDPDGFWAKVFGWVVPMLGGEFMVHMWHHWVAWLIVFFVIVHVYMVVRFDVIEKEGEVSSMFNGMKNFKETPVDVEDVA